One stretch of Kogia breviceps isolate mKogBre1 chromosome 18, mKogBre1 haplotype 1, whole genome shotgun sequence DNA includes these proteins:
- the FUT1 gene encoding LOW QUALITY PROTEIN: galactoside alpha-(1,2)-fucosyltransferase 1 (The sequence of the model RefSeq protein was modified relative to this genomic sequence to represent the inferred CDS: inserted 1 base in 1 codon), which yields MIRSLESPVQFLGLCFLELWADGEPRNWGGGAEGEVEAPGPALQLGATSRCPRKDGLLGGGQDTRSPIQAWTSSLSCSTWPVASCHLRGGLCPSHTGSLRKELGEQCPTSVDLTAWESEIPRSMWAPRLRHLCLTFLLVCVFASISFFYIHQDLFHSGLGLSALCPDRNPVTSPVAIICLLDTPVNPNASLSCPKHPASLSGTWTIYPNGRLGNXMGQYATLLALAQLNGRRAFIRPAMHATLAPVSRIPPPVLAPELNSRTPWQELELHDWMSEEYARLKGPWLKLRGFPCSWTFFHHLREQIRSEFTLNDHLRRETQSLLSQFRLSRTGDRPSTFVGVHVRRGDYLQGMPYHWKGVAGDRAYLQQAMGWFRARHEVPIFVVTSNGMEWCRENIDTSRGDVIFAGVGQERAPGKDFALLTQRNHAILTTCTFGFWAAYLAGGNAVYLVSFTLPNSSFLNIFKAEAAFLPERVGINADLTPLRTLAEH from the exons ATGATCAGATCTCTAGAGAGTCCAGTCCAGTTCCTGGGTCTTTGCTTTCTTGAACTGT GGGCGGATGGCGAACCCagaaactggggggggggggcagagggaGAGGTCGAAGCGCCGGGTCCAGCGTTGCAGCTGGGCGCTACATCTCGGTGTCCACGGAAGGATGGGCTGCTAGGAGGAGGCCAG GACACAAGATCTCCCATCCAGGCCTGGACCTCCAGCCTCTCATGTTCTACTTGGCCCGTTGCTTCCTGCCACCTCCGTGGTGGACTCTGCCCCTCGCACACAGGTTCACTGAGAAAGGAGCTGGGAGAACAGTGTCCAACGTCAGTGGACCTTACTGCCTGGGAGAGTGAAATTCCAAGAT CCATGTGGGCACCCAGGCTCCGTCACCTCTGTCTGACCTTCCTGCTAGTCTGTGTTTTTGCCTCAATCTCCTTCTTCTACATCCACCAAGACCTCTTTCACAGTGGCTTAGGCCTGTCTGCCTTATGTCCAGACCGTAACCCAGTGACATCCCCTGTGGCCATCATCTGCCTGTTGGACACACCCGTAAACCCCAACGCCTCTCTTTCCTGTCCCAAGCATCCTGCTTCCCTCTCAGGAACCTGGACTATCTACCCAAACGGCCGGCTTGGGA CAATGGGGCAGTACGCCACGCTGCTGGCCCTGGCCCAGCTCAACGGCCGCCGGGCCTTCATCCGGCCTGCCATGCACGCCACCCTGGCCCCCGTGTCCCGCATCCCCCCGCCCGTGCTGGCGCCTGAGCTGAACAGCCGTACGCCTTGGCAGGAGCTGGAGCTTCACGACTGGATGTCGGAGGAGTACGCCCGACTGAAGGGGCCCTGGCTGAAGCTCAGGGGTTTCCCCTGCTCCTGGACTTTCTTCCATCATCTCCGGGAACAGATCCGCAGCGAGTTCACCCTGAACGACCACCTTCGGCGAGAGACCCAGAGTTTACTGAGTCAGTTCCGGCTCAGCCGCACTGGGGACCGCCCGAGCACCTTCGTGGGTGTCCACGTGCGCCGTGGGGACTACCTGCAGGGGATGCCCTATCACTGGAAGGGTGTAGCGGGCGATCGCGCTTACCTCCAGCAGGCTATGGGCTGGTTCCGGGCCCGGCATGAAGTCCCGATCTTTGTGGTCACCAGCAACGGCATGGAGTGGTGCCGGGAGAACATCGACACCTCCCGGGGGGATGTGATCTTCGCTGGCGTTGGGCAAGAACGTGCCCCCGGCAAGGACTTTGCGTTGCTCACACAACGCAACCACGCCATCTTGACCACTTGCACCTTCGGCTTCTGGGCCGCCTACCTGGCTGGTGGAAACGCCGTCTACCTGGTCAGCTTTACCCTGCCTAACTCCAGCTTCCTGAATATCTTTAAAGCCGAGGCCGCCTTCCTGCCTGAGCGGGTGGGCATTAATGCAGACTTGACTCCGCTCCGGACGTTGGCTGAGCATTGA
- the FGF21 gene encoding fibroblast growth factor 21 encodes MGWDKAKFEHLGLWVPVLAVLLGACQAHPIPDSSPLLQFGGQVRQRYLYTDDAQETEAHLEIRADGTVVGTARQSPESLLELKALKPGVIQILGVKTSRFLCQGPEGRLYGSLHFDPQACSFRELLLEDGYNVYLSEALGFPLRLPPHRSSNWDLAPRGPARFLPLPGFLPAPLEPPGILAPEPPDVGSSDPLSMVGPLHGRSPSYTS; translated from the exons ATGGGCTGGGACAAGGCCAAATTCGAGCACCTGGGACTGTGGGTCCCTGTGCTAGCTGTCCTGCTGGGGGCCTGCCAGGCACATCCCATTCCTGACTCCAGTCCCCTCCTCCAGTTTGGGGGCCAAGTCCGCCAGCGATACCTCTACACGGATGACGCCCAGGAGACGGAGGCCCACCTGGAGATCAGGGCTGATGGCACAGTGGTGGGGACGGCCCGCCAGAGCCCCGAAA GTCTTCTGGAGCTGAAAGCCCTAAAGCCAGGGGTCATTCAAATCCTGGGAGTTAAAACATCCAGGTTCCTGTGCCAGGGGCCAGAGGGGAGGCTGTATGGATCG CTCCACTTCGACCCCCAGGCCTGCAGCTTCCGGGAGCTGCTTCTTGAGGATGGATACAACGTTTACCTGTCTGAAGCTCTTGGCTTTCCACTCCGCCTGCCTCCGCACCGCTCCTCCAACTGGGACCTGGCCCCCCGGGGGCCTGCTCGCTTCCTGCCGCTGCCCGGCTTCCTCCCGGcacccctggagcctccagggaTCTTGGCCCCCGAGCCTCCCGACGTGGGTTCCTCGGACCCCCTGAGCATGGTGGGACCTTTACATGGCCGAAGCCCCAGCTACACTTCCTGA